From a region of the Microbacterium sp. nov. GSS16 genome:
- a CDS encoding Rne/Rng family ribonuclease, which produces MADENDDKNTPTLDETPAQPVVESVAPAETAPSVAADQPGEADQPVAADQLVAADPPVAPDQPAAADQPVAVEQDAAADQDAAQQPRDDQPSADQPSAQLPSTQSASAESASAEQPAAPASTSADAAEAAQPAEPAQPAEPEAPKPVTAVSLGLLPEVFVSKVSTQLHFYAPEIVPLPARGSRDDDEGDDRDSAFRRGRGRRRGESDETRDEPRQRQRHVEYITEPKAIKGSTRLEAKKQRRRDGRDAGRRRPVVTEAEFLARRESVDRMMVVRSKNGRTQIGVLEDDVLVEHYVARNQDASLIGNVYLGRVQNVLPSMEAAFVDIGRGRNAVLYSGEVDWDGVETGNQPRRIELALKAGDRVLVQVTKDPVGHKGARLTSQISLPGRYLVYVPGGSMNGISRKLPDNERARLKRILKEVLPESSGVIVRTAAEGATEEQLTRDVQRLTSQWEHIQKQVQTQQAPALLHAEPDLLVKIVRDVFNEDFTRMTIQGDDAQRTIRAYLESVAPDLLERVETYTDDVDPFDAYRITEQIEKALDRKVWLPSGGSLVIDRTEAMTVVDVNTGKFVGSGGNLEETVTKNNLEAAEEIVRQLRLRDIGGIIVVDFIDMVLESNRDLVLRRLVECLSRDRTKHQVAEVTSLGLVQMTRKKLGLGLLETFSEACDVCAGRGVIVHHDPVVKHRSSSSSGSNGGGQNRRSRGGQQQHSASAGEKQASANGGTHSITEVAKSALAAIAASTIVVNGETAPDQPTTDEQSAPETPAQNERPKKRKKRGGERKGGPKTQTEQLLDSVLDALPEPKAPGQGRNRRRVTTAMLTPNSSSGGSAPVAGSDPQP; this is translated from the coding sequence ATGGCCGATGAGAACGATGACAAGAACACCCCCACCCTCGACGAGACGCCGGCGCAGCCGGTAGTCGAGAGCGTCGCGCCCGCGGAGACGGCTCCGTCCGTCGCGGCTGACCAGCCCGGCGAGGCTGATCAGCCGGTCGCAGCTGACCAGCTCGTCGCAGCCGACCCACCCGTCGCGCCTGACCAGCCCGCCGCGGCTGACCAGCCCGTCGCCGTGGAGCAGGACGCCGCCGCGGATCAGGATGCCGCGCAGCAGCCCCGCGATGACCAGCCGAGCGCTGACCAGCCGAGCGCTCAGCTGCCGAGTACCCAGTCAGCGAGCGCCGAATCCGCGAGTGCCGAGCAGCCCGCAGCGCCGGCATCCACGTCCGCCGACGCGGCCGAGGCCGCCCAGCCGGCCGAGCCCGCCCAGCCGGCTGAGCCCGAGGCGCCGAAGCCCGTCACCGCGGTGAGCCTGGGCCTCCTGCCCGAGGTGTTCGTCTCGAAGGTGTCGACCCAGCTGCACTTCTACGCACCCGAGATCGTCCCGCTGCCCGCGCGCGGCAGCCGCGACGACGACGAGGGTGACGATCGCGACAGCGCGTTCCGTCGGGGACGCGGCCGCCGCCGCGGCGAGAGCGACGAGACCCGTGACGAGCCGCGTCAGCGTCAGCGTCACGTCGAGTACATCACCGAACCGAAGGCTATCAAGGGCTCTACGCGACTCGAGGCCAAGAAGCAGCGTCGCCGCGACGGCCGCGATGCAGGCCGTCGCCGCCCGGTGGTGACCGAGGCCGAGTTCCTCGCCCGCCGCGAGTCCGTCGACCGCATGATGGTCGTGCGGTCCAAGAACGGCCGCACGCAGATCGGCGTGCTGGAAGACGACGTGCTCGTCGAGCACTACGTGGCCCGCAACCAGGATGCCTCGCTGATCGGCAACGTCTACCTCGGTCGCGTGCAGAACGTGCTGCCCAGCATGGAAGCCGCGTTCGTCGACATCGGCCGCGGCCGCAACGCCGTGCTGTACTCCGGAGAGGTCGACTGGGACGGCGTCGAGACCGGGAATCAGCCCCGTCGCATCGAACTGGCGCTCAAGGCCGGCGACCGGGTGCTCGTGCAGGTCACGAAAGACCCCGTGGGGCACAAGGGCGCCCGTCTGACGAGCCAGATCTCGCTCCCCGGGCGCTACCTCGTGTACGTGCCCGGCGGGTCGATGAACGGCATCTCGCGCAAGCTCCCCGACAACGAGCGCGCCCGCCTCAAGCGCATCCTGAAAGAGGTGCTGCCGGAATCGTCCGGGGTGATCGTGCGCACTGCCGCCGAGGGCGCCACCGAAGAGCAGCTGACCCGCGACGTGCAGCGTCTCACCTCGCAGTGGGAGCACATCCAGAAGCAGGTGCAGACGCAGCAGGCCCCGGCGCTGCTGCACGCCGAGCCCGACCTCCTGGTCAAGATCGTGCGCGACGTCTTCAACGAAGACTTCACCCGCATGACCATCCAGGGCGACGACGCCCAGCGCACCATCCGCGCGTACCTCGAGAGCGTCGCACCCGACCTGCTCGAGCGGGTCGAGACGTACACCGACGATGTCGATCCGTTCGACGCGTACCGGATCACCGAGCAGATCGAGAAGGCGCTCGACCGCAAGGTGTGGCTTCCCTCCGGCGGCTCGCTGGTGATCGACCGCACCGAGGCGATGACGGTCGTCGACGTCAACACCGGCAAGTTCGTCGGCTCGGGCGGCAACCTCGAAGAGACCGTCACCAAGAACAACCTCGAGGCCGCCGAGGAGATCGTCCGGCAGCTGCGTCTGCGCGACATCGGCGGCATCATCGTGGTCGACTTCATCGACATGGTGCTCGAGTCCAACCGCGATCTCGTGCTGCGCCGCCTGGTGGAGTGCCTGAGCCGCGACCGCACCAAGCACCAGGTCGCCGAGGTGACCTCGCTCGGACTCGTGCAGATGACCCGCAAGAAGCTCGGCCTTGGCCTGCTCGAGACCTTCAGCGAGGCGTGCGACGTCTGTGCGGGTCGAGGAGTGATCGTGCACCACGACCCCGTCGTCAAGCACCGCAGCAGCAGCAGCAGTGGATCGAACGGCGGCGGACAGAACCGCCGGTCGCGCGGCGGACAGCAGCAGCACTCCGCTTCCGCAGGGGAGAAGCAGGCGTCCGCCAACGGCGGCACCCACAGCATCACCGAGGTCGCGAAATCGGCCCTGGCGGCCATTGCCGCGTCGACTATCGTCGTCAACGGCGAAACCGCGCCGGACCAGCCGACGACCGACGAGCAGTCGGCACCGGAGACGCCCGCGCAGAACGAGCGCCCGAAGAAGCGCAAGAAGCGCGGAGGCGAGCGCAAGGGCGGACCGAAGACGCAGACCGAGCAGCTGCTCGACTCCGTGCTCGATGCTCTTCCCGAGCCGAAGGCGCCCGGTCAGGGCCGCAACCGGCGACGGGTCACCACCGCCATGCTGACACCGAACTCATCTTCCGGGGGATCAGCGCCGGTCGCGGGCTCGGACCCGCAGCCCTGA
- a CDS encoding DUF4031 domain-containing protein gives MTVLVDDAIWPAHGRMWAHLVSDSDLAELHAFAAQHGIPARAFDRDHYDVPEDALPRLLAAGAVHVGGKELTRRLIRSGLRVRARDRR, from the coding sequence ATGACCGTTCTCGTCGACGACGCCATCTGGCCTGCTCACGGCAGGATGTGGGCGCATCTCGTCAGCGACTCGGACCTCGCAGAGCTGCATGCGTTCGCGGCGCAGCACGGCATCCCGGCCCGCGCCTTCGACCGCGACCACTACGACGTGCCCGAGGACGCGCTGCCGAGACTCCTCGCCGCCGGTGCGGTGCACGTGGGCGGCAAGGAGCTCACCAGGCGGCTGATCCGATCAGGGCTGCGGGTCCGAGCCCGCGACCGGCGCTGA
- the rplU gene encoding 50S ribosomal protein L21, with protein sequence MVYAVVRAGGRQEKVEVGTIVQLDRVQAAQGENIELPAVLLVDGASVTTDADKLAQVKVTAEVLGNLRGPKIVIQKYKNKTGYKKRQGHRQELTRVKITGIK encoded by the coding sequence GTGGTTTACGCAGTAGTGCGCGCCGGTGGCCGGCAGGAGAAGGTCGAGGTCGGCACGATCGTTCAGCTCGACCGTGTTCAGGCTGCCCAGGGCGAGAACATCGAGCTTCCCGCCGTGCTTCTCGTCGATGGTGCCTCTGTGACCACCGACGCCGACAAGCTGGCGCAGGTCAAGGTCACGGCTGAGGTTCTCGGCAACCTCCGCGGACCGAAGATCGTCATCCAGAAGTACAAGAACAAGACCGGCTACAAGAAGCGCCAGGGCCACCGTCAGGAGCTCACGCGCGTCAAGATCACCGGCATCAAGTAA
- the rpmA gene encoding 50S ribosomal protein L27, with protein MAHKKGASSTRNGRDSNAQRLGVKRFGGQTVNAGEILVRQRGTHFHPGAGVGRGGDDTLFALEAGAVEFGTKGGRKVVNIVAAAQ; from the coding sequence ATGGCACATAAGAAGGGCGCGAGCTCGACCCGCAACGGTCGTGACTCCAACGCACAGCGACTCGGCGTGAAGCGCTTCGGCGGTCAGACCGTCAACGCCGGCGAGATCCTCGTCCGTCAGCGCGGCACGCACTTCCACCCCGGCGCAGGCGTCGGCCGTGGCGGCGACGACACGCTGTTCGCTCTCGAGGCGGGCGCTGTCGAGTTCGGCACCAAGGGCGGCCGCAAGGTCGTCAACATCGTCGCAGCCGCTCAGTAA
- the obgE gene encoding GTPase ObgE, whose product MVTFVDTVTLHLRAGRGGNGCVSVHREKFKPLGGPDGGKGGDGGDIILVADPQVTTLLSYHHSPHRTGGNGGFGMGDHRSGYDGESLELPVPVGTVVKSVDGDVLHDMIIPGEKYVVAEGGRGGLGNAALASPKRKAPGFALLGTPGQECSVVLELKTVADVALVGYPSAGKSSLIAALSAARPKIADYPFTTLHPNLGVVQAGDSRYTVADVPGLIEGASEGKGLGLEFLRHVERCSALLHVLDCATLEPGRDPLSDLDVILAELAAYEVPEGQTPLLERPQLVALNKVDVPEARELAEMVRPDIEARGFRVFEISTVAREGLRALSFALAELVDQHRAEVAVEVPRERVVIRPKGAREEFSIRVEGGTYGNVYRVLGEKPVRWVQQTDFQNEEAVGYLGDRLERLGVEDALFKAGAVAGATVMIGTGDNSVVFDWEPSIASTAELMSPRGTDIRIGGSNRRTTAERREQYHEMMDARAAARAELEEQRLASREDEE is encoded by the coding sequence ATGGTCACCTTCGTCGACACCGTCACGCTGCATCTGCGCGCCGGCAGGGGCGGCAACGGCTGCGTCTCGGTGCATCGCGAGAAGTTCAAGCCGCTCGGCGGCCCGGACGGCGGCAAGGGCGGCGACGGAGGCGACATCATCCTCGTCGCCGACCCGCAGGTGACGACGCTGCTGTCGTACCACCATTCGCCGCACCGCACGGGCGGCAACGGCGGCTTCGGCATGGGCGATCACCGCTCCGGGTACGACGGGGAGTCCTTGGAGCTTCCGGTGCCCGTCGGCACCGTGGTGAAGAGCGTCGACGGCGATGTGCTGCACGACATGATCATCCCCGGCGAGAAGTACGTGGTCGCCGAGGGCGGCCGCGGCGGGCTCGGCAACGCGGCACTCGCCTCGCCCAAGCGCAAGGCTCCCGGCTTCGCACTGCTCGGCACGCCCGGCCAGGAGTGCTCGGTCGTGCTCGAGCTGAAGACCGTCGCCGATGTGGCGCTCGTCGGCTACCCGTCCGCGGGGAAGTCGAGCCTGATCGCGGCGCTGTCGGCGGCACGGCCGAAGATCGCCGATTACCCGTTCACCACCCTGCATCCGAATCTCGGCGTCGTGCAGGCCGGCGACAGCCGGTACACGGTCGCCGACGTGCCAGGCCTGATCGAGGGCGCAAGCGAGGGCAAGGGACTGGGACTCGAGTTCCTCCGTCACGTCGAACGGTGCAGCGCGCTGCTGCACGTGCTCGACTGCGCGACGCTCGAGCCGGGACGCGATCCTCTCTCCGACCTCGACGTGATCCTGGCCGAGCTGGCGGCCTACGAGGTCCCGGAGGGCCAGACGCCGCTGCTCGAGCGCCCACAGCTGGTGGCGCTGAACAAGGTCGACGTGCCCGAGGCGCGTGAGCTCGCCGAGATGGTCCGACCCGACATCGAGGCGCGCGGGTTCCGCGTCTTCGAGATCTCGACGGTGGCCCGTGAGGGGCTGCGCGCGCTGAGCTTCGCCCTGGCCGAGCTCGTCGACCAGCACCGCGCGGAGGTCGCCGTCGAGGTTCCGCGCGAACGCGTCGTCATCCGTCCGAAGGGCGCCAGGGAGGAGTTCTCGATCCGCGTCGAGGGCGGCACCTACGGCAACGTCTACCGGGTGCTCGGCGAGAAGCCCGTGCGCTGGGTGCAGCAGACCGACTTCCAGAACGAGGAGGCGGTCGGCTATCTCGGCGATCGTCTCGAGCGGCTCGGCGTCGAGGACGCCCTGTTCAAGGCCGGCGCCGTCGCCGGCGCGACCGTCATGATCGGCACCGGCGACAACAGCGTCGTGTTCGACTGGGAGCCGTCGATCGCCTCGACCGCCGAGCTGATGTCGCCGCGCGGCACCGACATCCGCATCGGCGGCTCGAACCGGCGCACCACCGCCGAGCGCCGCGAGCAGTACCACGAGATGATGGATGCCAGGGCGGCCGCCCGCGCCGAGCTCGAGGAGCAGCGCCTCGCCTCCCGCGAGGACGAGGAATGA
- the proB gene encoding glutamate 5-kinase, with protein sequence MTARSRDELATASRIVVKVGSSSISGESSWRIPMIVQALASAHRRGAEIILVSSGAIATGIPYLALDSRPTDLATQQAAAAVGQNVLVFRYQEALRPFGIVAGQVLLTTGDLENPTSRSNASRAMDRLLSLRILPIVNENDTVATQEIRFGDNDRLAALVAQLVGADALVLLSDVESLYTKPPTDPRAVPIEEIPADADLRGLEFGASVVNSVGTGGAATKVSAARMAAASGIGVLVTSADLVGKALEGERIGTWFAPSIAG encoded by the coding sequence ATGACCGCTCGCAGCCGTGACGAGCTCGCGACCGCGAGCCGCATCGTCGTCAAAGTCGGCTCCTCGTCGATCAGCGGCGAATCGTCGTGGCGCATCCCGATGATCGTCCAGGCGCTGGCGTCGGCGCACCGTCGCGGTGCGGAGATCATCCTCGTCTCGTCCGGGGCGATCGCCACGGGCATCCCGTACCTCGCCCTCGACTCGCGCCCGACCGACCTGGCCACGCAGCAGGCTGCGGCAGCCGTGGGGCAGAACGTGCTCGTCTTCCGCTATCAGGAGGCGCTGCGCCCGTTCGGCATCGTCGCCGGCCAGGTGCTGCTGACGACCGGAGACCTCGAGAACCCGACCTCGCGCAGCAACGCGAGCCGGGCGATGGACCGGCTGCTGTCGCTGCGGATCCTGCCGATCGTCAACGAGAACGACACCGTCGCCACGCAGGAGATCCGCTTCGGTGACAACGACCGGCTCGCGGCGCTGGTCGCGCAGCTCGTCGGCGCCGATGCGCTCGTGCTGCTCAGTGACGTGGAGTCGCTGTACACCAAGCCGCCGACGGATCCCCGTGCGGTGCCGATCGAAGAGATCCCGGCAGATGCCGATCTGCGCGGTCTCGAGTTCGGCGCCTCGGTCGTGAACAGCGTCGGCACCGGGGGAGCGGCCACCAAGGTCTCGGCCGCGCGCATGGCCGCGGCCTCTGGGATCGGGGTGCTGGTGACCAGCGCCGATCTGGTCGGCAAGGCCCTGGAGGGCGAGCGGATCGGCACGTGGTTCGCCCCCTCGATCGCAGGCTGA
- a CDS encoding glutamate-5-semialdehyde dehydrogenase → MSTSLVSDAPADTAQDRLVRAKEASRSIARLTSADKARLLEAIAEAIGSSATRIVEANALDIERGRVDAIGDALIDRLRLDERRVAALASAVRDVATLPDPIGQVIGGHRMPNGVALEQVRVPFGVVGAIYEARPNVTVDIATLALRAGNAVVLRGGSAARESNTVLVAVMRQALADLGHDPEAIQSVDDFGREGAKAMMHARGLIDVLVPRGSASLIETVVTESTVPVIETGAGVVHIVIDESAPMDWARDIVLNAKVQRPSVCNAVETVLVHRQAAPQLIPVIASALLSEGVAIHGDDMVAGLVAGTIPATEEDWAAEYLGLEIAIKVVDDLDEALAHIRRYSTGHTESIITTDSRNAERFLAEVDSAVVMVNASTRFTDGAEFGFGAEVGISTQKLHARGPMGLGELTSTKWLARGSGQTRG, encoded by the coding sequence ATGAGCACATCCCTCGTCTCCGACGCCCCGGCGGACACCGCACAGGATCGCCTGGTGCGCGCCAAGGAGGCCTCCCGCTCGATCGCGCGGCTGACCAGTGCCGACAAGGCGCGTCTGCTCGAGGCGATCGCCGAGGCCATCGGGTCGAGCGCCACACGGATCGTCGAGGCCAACGCCCTCGACATCGAGCGCGGTCGGGTGGATGCCATCGGCGATGCGCTCATCGACAGGCTTCGCCTGGATGAGCGGCGCGTGGCGGCACTGGCATCCGCGGTCCGCGATGTCGCGACACTGCCCGACCCGATCGGGCAGGTCATCGGCGGTCACCGGATGCCGAACGGCGTCGCACTCGAGCAGGTTCGGGTTCCCTTCGGCGTCGTCGGCGCGATCTACGAGGCCAGGCCCAATGTCACGGTCGACATCGCGACACTCGCGCTGCGCGCGGGCAACGCGGTGGTGCTCCGCGGCGGCAGCGCCGCGCGCGAGTCCAACACGGTTCTGGTCGCGGTGATGCGACAGGCCCTGGCGGATCTGGGGCACGATCCCGAGGCGATCCAGAGCGTCGATGACTTCGGTCGCGAGGGCGCGAAGGCGATGATGCATGCCCGCGGCCTGATCGACGTGCTCGTGCCGCGCGGCAGTGCGTCGCTCATCGAGACCGTCGTCACCGAGTCCACGGTGCCGGTCATCGAGACCGGCGCGGGCGTGGTGCACATCGTGATCGACGAGTCGGCGCCGATGGATTGGGCGCGCGACATCGTGCTGAACGCCAAGGTGCAGCGCCCGAGCGTGTGCAACGCCGTCGAGACCGTGCTGGTGCACCGGCAGGCGGCGCCTCAGCTGATCCCCGTCATCGCGAGCGCGCTGCTCAGCGAGGGCGTGGCCATCCACGGAGACGACATGGTCGCAGGGCTCGTGGCGGGAACCATCCCCGCCACCGAGGAGGACTGGGCGGCCGAGTACCTGGGGCTGGAGATCGCGATCAAGGTCGTCGACGACCTCGATGAGGCGCTGGCGCACATCCGCCGGTACAGCACGGGGCACACCGAGTCGATCATCACCACCGATTCGCGCAACGCCGAGCGGTTCCTCGCCGAAGTCGATTCCGCCGTCGTGATGGTGAACGCCTCGACGCGCTTCACCGACGGGGCGGAGTTCGGGTTCGGCGCCGAGGTCGGCATCTCCACCCAGAAGCTGCATGCCCGCGGGCCGATGGGGCTGGGGGAGCTGACGAGCACGAAGTGGCTCGCGCGCGGGTCCGGCCAGACGCGCGGGTGA
- the nadD gene encoding nicotinate-nucleotide adenylyltransferase — MHDSSARAPRIGVMGGTFDPIHHGHLVAASEVAHSFGLDEVVFVPTGQPWQKQNVSPSEHRYLMTVIATASNPDFTVSRVDIDRDGPTYTIDTLRDLKAQRPDAELFFITGADAVAQILSWRDHDELWDLAHFVAVSRPGHVLSTDGLPTDDVSQLEVPALSISSTNCRERVADGQPVWYLVPDGVVQYIAKHHLYRSKA; from the coding sequence ATGCACGATTCCAGCGCTCGGGCACCGCGCATCGGCGTGATGGGTGGCACGTTCGACCCCATCCACCACGGTCACCTGGTCGCGGCGAGCGAGGTGGCGCACTCGTTCGGTCTCGACGAGGTCGTCTTCGTGCCGACCGGTCAGCCCTGGCAGAAGCAGAACGTGTCGCCGAGCGAGCACCGCTATCTGATGACCGTGATCGCGACGGCTTCGAACCCCGATTTCACCGTGAGCCGCGTCGACATCGATCGAGACGGGCCTACGTACACGATCGACACGCTGCGCGATCTGAAGGCGCAGCGTCCGGACGCCGAGCTGTTCTTCATCACGGGCGCCGATGCCGTGGCGCAGATTCTCAGCTGGAGAGACCATGATGAACTGTGGGATCTCGCCCACTTCGTCGCCGTCTCGCGGCCGGGCCACGTGCTGAGCACGGACGGACTGCCCACCGACGACGTGAGTCAGCTCGAAGTGCCGGCGCTGTCGATCTCGTCGACGAACTGCCGAGAGCGAGTCGCCGACGGTCAGCCGGTCTGGTACCTCGTGCCGGATGGCGTGGTCCAGTACATCGCGAAGCATCATCTGTATCGGAGCAAGGCATGA
- the rsfS gene encoding ribosome silencing factor, giving the protein MQSPDTAAEMLQIAARAAEAKGGEDLIALNVSEPLPLVDIFLLVTGNSERNVAAIADEIEDQLLEAGHRRVRREGRAESRWVLLDFGDLVVHVFHSEERVYYGLERLWKDCPVVPIDAPAPAAGE; this is encoded by the coding sequence ATGCAATCCCCTGACACCGCCGCAGAGATGCTGCAGATCGCCGCTCGCGCCGCGGAAGCCAAGGGCGGCGAGGATCTCATCGCCCTGAACGTCTCCGAGCCGCTGCCGCTCGTCGACATCTTCCTTCTGGTGACCGGAAACAGCGAGCGCAACGTGGCCGCCATCGCCGATGAGATCGAGGATCAGCTTCTCGAAGCGGGGCACCGCCGCGTGCGTCGTGAGGGCCGCGCCGAGTCGCGTTGGGTGCTGCTCGACTTCGGAGACCTCGTCGTGCACGTGTTCCACTCCGAGGAGCGGGTCTACTACGGTCTCGAGCGGCTGTGGAAGGACTGCCCGGTCGTCCCCATCGACGCGCCGGCGCCCGCCGCGGGGGAGTGA